From a region of the Candidatus Acidiferrales bacterium genome:
- a CDS encoding TlpA disulfide reductase family protein, which translates to MNAAQDASDDKPAILYFAKDPEPVPPFLTQDLSGKPVSTTALRGKVILLNFWATWCGPCREEIPELIALQAQYPDQLAVIGASEDDIPPAQVAKFAQKMNINYPVIMATRQLDEEYGGIAAFPTSFLINTQGRVVQKDVGVYSFAYYNMQIRALLGLPVNARIETFEDVGQIFLKNAAHASQLPGVSFSGLTQAQKKIALHRLNAESCTCGCKFTLAQCRINDTSCPVSNSIANQIVREVAKGSTSKNVFSPKTQSEDR; encoded by the coding sequence GTGAACGCTGCTCAAGATGCTTCCGACGACAAGCCTGCGATTTTGTATTTCGCCAAAGATCCCGAGCCAGTACCGCCATTTCTTACTCAGGACCTTTCCGGCAAGCCCGTCTCGACAACCGCTCTAAGAGGCAAAGTTATCCTCCTCAATTTCTGGGCGACATGGTGCGGCCCCTGCCGCGAAGAAATACCGGAATTAATTGCCTTGCAGGCTCAATATCCTGACCAGCTGGCGGTCATCGGTGCCTCGGAAGACGACATTCCGCCTGCGCAAGTTGCAAAGTTTGCGCAGAAAATGAATATCAACTATCCGGTCATCATGGCTACTCGGCAACTCGACGAGGAATACGGGGGAATCGCAGCATTCCCAACTTCATTTTTGATCAACACGCAGGGCCGCGTGGTACAGAAAGACGTCGGTGTATATTCATTCGCATACTACAATATGCAGATCCGGGCTCTCCTCGGACTTCCCGTAAACGCGAGGATCGAGACCTTCGAGGATGTGGGGCAAATTTTCTTGAAAAATGCCGCGCATGCCTCCCAGTTGCCAGGTGTCAGTTTCTCAGGCTTAACGCAGGCGCAGAAAAAAATCGCGCTGCACAGATTGAACGCCGAGTCTTGTACATGCGGATGCAAATTTACGCTGGCTCAATGCCGGATTAATGACACGAGTTGTCCCGTAAGCAACAGTATCGCCAACCAAATTGTCCGTGAAGTTGCAAAAGGAAGCACATCAAAGAACGTTTTTTCTCCGAAGACGCAATCCGAAGACCGATAA